In Prosthecomicrobium sp. N25, one DNA window encodes the following:
- a CDS encoding c-type cytochrome, with the protein MRAAAVAAALAAGLLAAAPAAAVYRGHGGPVRAIVEPALPDALVTAGFDSSVIRWAQKDETAAAVLRIHEGPVHALAALPDGRFASAGEDGRVVVWSAGSAEPQRVLTGHQGPVVALAASPDGALLASAAWDRTVRVWRLADGAEIRRFEGHQDNVNGVAFTPDGRAVVSAGYDATLRTWPLDGTGAGTVLTLPAPLNGLVLAPDGEAIAAGADGRLHVVTPGGGAPLDLEVMQTPVTSLAISPDGTRLAAAGLRGTVAIVDRATRTPTATLVGPGLPVWSLAFARDGRTLFTGGADRLVRRWNPVTGRPLDPVLPEPRDAAPDAVAERGERVFRACRACHTLTPEDGNRAGPTLHGLFGRRIASVPGYLYSEALKSMDIVWTPETVAKLFEVGPSAYTPGTKMPEQTIGDAADRKALVDWLEKATR; encoded by the coding sequence ATGAGGGCGGCGGCCGTCGCCGCGGCCCTGGCCGCCGGCCTCCTCGCCGCCGCCCCCGCTGCCGCGGTCTACCGGGGCCACGGCGGCCCGGTGCGCGCCATCGTCGAGCCGGCGCTGCCGGACGCGCTGGTCACGGCCGGCTTCGACAGCTCCGTGATCCGCTGGGCCCAGAAGGACGAGACCGCGGCGGCCGTGCTGCGCATCCACGAGGGTCCCGTCCACGCCCTGGCGGCCCTGCCGGACGGCCGCTTCGCCTCGGCGGGCGAGGACGGGCGGGTGGTCGTCTGGTCGGCGGGCTCCGCCGAGCCGCAGCGCGTCCTCACCGGGCACCAGGGCCCGGTGGTCGCCCTGGCGGCCTCGCCCGACGGAGCCCTGCTGGCTTCCGCCGCCTGGGACCGCACGGTGCGCGTCTGGCGCCTCGCCGACGGCGCCGAGATCCGCCGCTTCGAAGGCCACCAGGACAACGTCAACGGCGTCGCCTTCACGCCCGACGGGCGCGCCGTCGTCTCCGCCGGCTACGACGCCACGCTCCGCACCTGGCCGCTCGACGGCACGGGGGCCGGAACGGTACTGACGCTTCCCGCCCCCCTCAACGGCCTCGTGCTCGCCCCCGACGGGGAGGCGATCGCGGCCGGGGCGGACGGCAGGCTCCATGTCGTGACCCCGGGCGGTGGCGCTCCGCTGGACCTGGAGGTCATGCAGACGCCCGTCACCTCCCTGGCGATCTCGCCCGACGGGACCCGTCTGGCCGCCGCGGGCCTGCGCGGCACCGTCGCCATCGTCGACCGGGCCACCCGAACCCCGACCGCCACCCTGGTCGGCCCGGGCCTGCCGGTCTGGTCTCTCGCCTTCGCGCGCGACGGCCGAACCCTCTTCACCGGCGGCGCCGACCGTCTCGTCCGCCGCTGGAACCCGGTGACCGGCCGGCCCCTCGACCCGGTGTTGCCCGAGCCGCGCGACGCCGCCCCGGACGCCGTCGCCGAGCGTGGCGAGCGCGTTTTCCGCGCCTGCCGGGCCTGCCACACGCTGACCCCCGAGGACGGCAACCGCGCCGGGCCGACCCTGCACGGCCTCTTCGGCCGCCGCATCGCCTCGGTGCCCGGCTATCTCTATTCCGAGGCGCTGAAGTCCATGGACATCGTGTGGACGCCCGAGACCGTCGCGAAGCTCTTCGAGGTGGGCCCCTCCGCCTACACGCCCGGGACCAAGATGCCCGAGCAGACGATCGGCGATGCCGCCGACCGCAAGGCGCTCGTGGATTGGCTCGAGAAGGCGACCCGCTGA
- a CDS encoding 4Fe-4S binding protein, translating to MDIGRGTVIVCSCEDTMDPDAGTIARGCGAGRVKTAQQLCRAEIDLFRAEAGRGAPLMVGCTQEAPLFRETAEDMGFSAPLAFANIRETAGWSADAARAGPKMAALLAAAAVEVPPAKGVELTSEGVVLVYGRDEVAIEAGRRLADVLDVTVILTRPRDVPPPRRTDFPVHKGTVRTLRGVLGGFEITLDDYAPPSPSSRGALAFPPGRNGAVSKADILLDLSGGPSLVPAADLRDGYIKADPGSPAAVAEACLKAAALVGTFEKPRYIAFREDLCAHSRSRIVGCRRCLDLCPTGAITPAGPHVAIDPQICAGCGACAAACPTGAASYDHPAADVTLARLRALLTAYRAAGGEWPVVLVHDGDHGDDLIDAAARFGAGLPANVLPLGVNEVTQVGPEFAAAAFAYGAAGVRFLTRARPKHDVSGLERTAELGAILAGALGYGTGGVGILATDDPDALTAALASLPLGATAPRPSAFAAAGGKREILALSFREMHRVAPEPADLVALPAGAPFGRVDVRVDGCTLCLACVSACPTGALKDNPDRPMLRFDEAACVQCGLCAATCPEKVITLEPRINFPAFGAPPVTIKEEEPFCCTECGKPFGTKSAIDRVVAKLEGRHWMFSGANASRLAFLKMCEDCRVQAATNAAVDPYAAKERPPVRTTEDYIREREAGRRAAEAAEGES from the coding sequence ATGGATATCGGCCGCGGGACGGTGATCGTCTGCTCGTGCGAGGACACGATGGACCCCGATGCGGGGACCATCGCGCGCGGATGCGGGGCGGGGCGCGTCAAGACGGCGCAGCAGCTCTGCCGGGCGGAGATCGACCTCTTCCGCGCCGAGGCGGGGCGCGGCGCGCCGCTCATGGTCGGCTGCACCCAGGAGGCGCCGCTCTTCCGCGAGACCGCAGAGGACATGGGCTTCTCCGCCCCCCTCGCCTTCGCCAACATCCGCGAGACGGCGGGCTGGTCCGCGGACGCGGCGCGGGCGGGGCCGAAGATGGCGGCGCTTCTGGCGGCGGCGGCCGTCGAGGTGCCGCCCGCCAAGGGGGTCGAACTCACGAGCGAAGGCGTGGTCCTCGTCTACGGGCGCGACGAGGTCGCGATCGAGGCGGGACGACGCCTGGCGGACGTGCTCGACGTGACCGTGATTCTCACGCGCCCACGCGACGTGCCGCCGCCGCGGCGGACGGACTTCCCGGTCCACAAGGGGACGGTCCGCACCCTGCGCGGCGTCCTCGGCGGGTTCGAGATCACCCTCGACGACTACGCCCCCCCGTCCCCGTCCTCGCGCGGCGCGCTCGCCTTTCCGCCCGGCCGGAACGGGGCGGTTTCCAAGGCCGACATCCTCCTCGACCTCTCGGGCGGGCCGTCGCTGGTCCCCGCCGCCGACCTGCGCGACGGCTACATCAAGGCCGACCCGGGCAGCCCCGCGGCGGTGGCGGAGGCCTGCCTGAAGGCGGCGGCGCTGGTCGGGACCTTCGAGAAGCCGAGATACATCGCCTTCCGGGAGGATCTCTGCGCCCACTCCCGCTCGCGCATCGTCGGCTGCCGCCGCTGCCTGGACCTGTGTCCGACGGGCGCCATCACGCCGGCCGGCCCGCATGTGGCGATCGATCCGCAGATCTGCGCGGGCTGCGGGGCCTGTGCGGCGGCCTGCCCGACCGGGGCGGCGAGCTACGACCACCCGGCCGCGGACGTCACGCTCGCCCGGCTCCGCGCCCTCTTGACCGCCTACCGGGCGGCCGGCGGGGAATGGCCGGTCGTGCTGGTCCACGACGGCGACCACGGCGACGACCTGATCGACGCGGCGGCGCGCTTCGGCGCGGGCCTGCCCGCGAACGTACTGCCGCTCGGGGTCAACGAAGTGACCCAGGTCGGGCCGGAGTTCGCGGCGGCCGCCTTCGCGTACGGGGCGGCGGGCGTTCGCTTCCTCACCCGCGCCCGGCCGAAGCACGACGTCTCGGGCCTGGAGCGGACGGCGGAGCTCGGCGCGATCCTGGCCGGCGCCCTCGGCTACGGCACGGGCGGCGTCGGCATCCTGGCGACGGACGATCCGGACGCGCTGACGGCCGCACTCGCGTCCCTGCCCCTCGGGGCGACCGCGCCGCGCCCCTCGGCCTTCGCGGCCGCGGGGGGCAAGCGCGAGATCCTGGCGCTCTCGTTCCGGGAGATGCACAGGGTCGCGCCCGAGCCGGCCGACCTCGTGGCGCTGCCGGCCGGGGCGCCGTTCGGCCGGGTCGACGTCCGGGTCGACGGCTGCACGCTCTGCCTCGCCTGCGTGTCGGCCTGCCCGACGGGCGCCCTCAAGGACAATCCGGACCGGCCGATGCTGCGCTTCGACGAGGCCGCCTGCGTGCAGTGCGGGCTCTGCGCGGCGACCTGCCCCGAGAAGGTGATCACGCTCGAGCCGCGGATCAATTTCCCCGCCTTCGGGGCGCCTCCGGTGACGATCAAGGAGGAGGAGCCCTTCTGCTGCACCGAATGCGGCAAGCCGTTCGGCACGAAATCGGCCATCGACCGGGTGGTGGCGAAGCTCGAGGGCCGGCACTGGATGTTCTCCGGCGCGAACGCCTCGCGGCTCGCGTTCCTGAAGATGTGCGAGGACTGCCGCGTGCAGGCCGCCACAAACGCCGCGGTCGACCCCTATGCGGCCAAGGAGCGACCGCCGGTCAGGACCACCGAGGACTACATCCGCGAGCGCGAGGCGGGGCGGCGGGCCGCCGAGGCGGCGGAGGGCGAGAGCTGA
- a CDS encoding biotin/lipoate--protein ligase family protein encodes MTRAIAEPPLDLPPVFRTVTLRELGDAFAHAMAIGAEAGAGTLVWVRRFDLVEIAVVLEPDEPLAGARRVLYLGLNALADALAAHCPPEKSIEMRWPDALLLDRGLVGGGRIGWPEGAPEDAPPPFMVFGAMVRTFVSARAEAGDWLVGTSLETEGFEEIDTKALVESFARHLMVHVHEWQDRGFRRIGERWLARLPRQGAERRGLDVNGDLLVHRPRAAGEGAAAERSALLPLLARPTWLDPETGLPWL; translated from the coding sequence GTGACCCGCGCCATCGCGGAGCCGCCCCTCGACCTGCCGCCCGTCTTCCGAACCGTCACGCTCCGTGAGCTCGGCGACGCCTTCGCGCACGCCATGGCGATCGGCGCCGAAGCCGGGGCTGGCACGCTCGTCTGGGTCCGCCGCTTCGACCTCGTCGAGATCGCCGTCGTGCTGGAGCCCGACGAGCCCCTCGCCGGCGCCCGCCGCGTCCTCTATCTCGGCCTGAACGCGCTCGCCGACGCGCTGGCCGCCCATTGCCCGCCCGAGAAGTCGATCGAGATGCGCTGGCCGGACGCCCTGCTGCTCGACCGAGGCCTGGTCGGCGGTGGCCGCATCGGCTGGCCGGAGGGCGCCCCCGAGGACGCCCCGCCGCCCTTCATGGTCTTCGGCGCCATGGTCCGCACCTTCGTCAGCGCGCGCGCCGAGGCCGGCGACTGGCTGGTCGGCACGAGCCTGGAGACCGAGGGCTTCGAGGAGATCGACACCAAGGCGCTGGTGGAGAGCTTCGCCCGCCATCTCATGGTCCACGTGCACGAATGGCAGGACCGCGGCTTCCGTCGCATCGGCGAGCGCTGGCTCGCCCGCCTGCCTCGCCAGGGCGCCGAGCGCCGCGGCCTGGACGTCAACGGGGACCTGCTCGTGCATCGCCCGCGCGCCGCCGGCGAGGGCGCCGCGGCCGAGCGCAGCGCCCTCCTGCCCCTCCTCGCCCGGCCGACATGGCTCGATCCGGAGACCGGCCTGCCATGGCTCTGA
- a CDS encoding DUF6505 family protein encodes MALKLLRTIRLDPSDTFVFDRAAEPGEWAVPGGFRFWDCDPARLDGKARQAFRAGFLGLSSFGSSTLAIVTEAREDEREAAVEALARHLLEAHGAPSPQAARAAAEEEIAFTASLCDHPPETLVALHRTVEDGALRERYRTLKPGRRDPDIQNGAFRAFEFVEVEGEDVEEQVDLMALGKSP; translated from the coding sequence ATGGCTCTGAAGCTCCTGCGCACCATCCGGCTGGACCCCTCGGACACCTTCGTGTTCGACCGGGCGGCCGAGCCCGGCGAGTGGGCGGTTCCCGGCGGCTTCCGCTTCTGGGACTGCGATCCCGCGCGCCTCGACGGCAAGGCCCGCCAGGCCTTCCGCGCCGGCTTCCTCGGCCTGTCCTCCTTCGGTTCCTCCACCCTCGCCATCGTCACCGAGGCGCGCGAGGACGAGCGGGAGGCCGCGGTCGAGGCCCTCGCCCGCCATCTTCTCGAGGCTCACGGCGCTCCGTCCCCGCAGGCCGCTCGCGCCGCCGCCGAGGAGGAGATCGCCTTCACGGCCTCGCTCTGCGACCACCCGCCCGAGACCCTGGTCGCCCTGCACCGGACCGTCGAGGACGGCGCGCTGCGCGAACGCTACCGCACCCTGAAGCCCGGCCGCCGCGATCCGGACATCCAGAACGGCGCCTTCCGCGCCTTCGAGTTTGTCGAGGTGGAGGGCGAGGACGTGGAGGAGCAGGTCGACCTCATGGCGCTGGGAAAGAGCCCCTGA
- a CDS encoding DUF6352 family protein, with the protein MHAHDFWISSGHHLLDRTEGGGLAVTDEFLKAYLARPEVVPPPEACDAERLLWARLKIAPRDPVAPEDIAAMADADARENWRFLVGFRDRLVAAPTLEAAYRRIVEGGAAGIPPLFLNQLVHAILRNALDDEADPFVLRAAEMFFRPQRLTLHEGTLLLADEELVDGDDVLDHNSPLVAMFGEARAKELDVMTVENAHGWYDRSDAFDMVQDFRHGGPARAGLARAVERWVRHLLDLEVAVEPVERVEDPSWVWFVGLDAEATRIGNALWTGAAIPEEDRNRVVALFRMEILDRARVRPDLAGRPVWLILAADRNRIVRMKPQNLVTGLPLAAATVA; encoded by the coding sequence ATGCACGCCCACGACTTCTGGATCTCCTCGGGCCACCACCTGCTCGACCGCACCGAGGGGGGCGGCCTCGCGGTCACGGACGAGTTCCTCAAGGCCTATCTGGCGCGTCCCGAGGTGGTCCCGCCGCCCGAGGCCTGCGACGCCGAGCGCCTGCTCTGGGCCCGCCTGAAGATCGCGCCGCGCGACCCGGTCGCACCGGAGGACATCGCCGCGATGGCCGATGCGGACGCGCGCGAGAACTGGCGCTTCCTGGTCGGCTTCCGCGACCGGCTGGTCGCCGCGCCGACCCTGGAGGCCGCCTACCGGCGCATCGTCGAGGGCGGCGCCGCAGGCATCCCGCCTCTCTTCCTGAACCAGCTCGTCCACGCCATCCTGCGCAACGCCCTCGACGACGAGGCCGACCCCTTCGTGCTGCGCGCGGCCGAGATGTTCTTCCGCCCCCAACGGCTGACCCTTCACGAGGGCACGCTCCTCCTCGCCGACGAAGAACTGGTCGACGGCGACGACGTCCTGGACCACAATTCTCCCCTCGTCGCCATGTTCGGCGAGGCCCGGGCCAAGGAGCTCGACGTGATGACCGTCGAGAACGCGCACGGCTGGTACGACCGCTCCGACGCCTTCGACATGGTCCAGGACTTCCGCCACGGCGGCCCGGCCCGCGCCGGCCTTGCCCGCGCCGTCGAGCGCTGGGTGCGCCACCTGCTCGACCTGGAAGTGGCGGTCGAGCCGGTCGAGCGGGTGGAGGACCCGTCCTGGGTCTGGTTCGTCGGCCTCGACGCCGAGGCGACCCGCATCGGCAACGCCCTCTGGACCGGCGCCGCCATTCCGGAGGAGGACCGCAACCGCGTGGTCGCCCTCTTCCGCATGGAGATCCTCGACCGCGCACGGGTCCGCCCCGACCTGGCCGGCCGGCCCGTCTGGCTCATCCTCGCCGCGGACCGCAACCGCATCGTCCGCATGAAGCCGCAGAACCTCGTCACCGGCCTGCCGCTGGCCGCCGCGACGGTCGCCTGA
- a CDS encoding DUF3305 domain-containing protein, which translates to MQDAPTPADPRVVLLAGLVVGRVQPTSRWGEVLWRPVALLPAPAEAAPWTPLGIEGLTERFYAGPVSLSLHRTETAYYRDNLESGAPRIWVALRPDGAEPPVEVVAVTLDPAEGEALTEAGDQVVDVVPMPAEIAAALAAYVAEHHVERAFVKRRRDRADPEALALRTPATPACGIDGE; encoded by the coding sequence ATGCAGGACGCCCCGACCCCGGCCGACCCCCGCGTCGTCCTCCTCGCCGGCCTCGTGGTCGGCCGCGTCCAGCCGACCAGCCGCTGGGGCGAGGTGCTGTGGCGCCCGGTCGCCCTGTTGCCGGCACCCGCCGAGGCGGCCCCGTGGACGCCCCTCGGCATCGAGGGCCTGACCGAACGATTCTACGCCGGCCCGGTCTCCCTCTCTCTGCACCGCACCGAGACCGCCTACTACCGCGACAACCTGGAGAGCGGCGCCCCGCGGATCTGGGTCGCGCTCCGTCCCGACGGCGCCGAGCCGCCCGTCGAGGTGGTGGCGGTGACGCTCGACCCGGCCGAGGGCGAGGCCCTCACGGAGGCCGGCGACCAGGTGGTCGACGTCGTGCCCATGCCGGCCGAGATCGCCGCGGCCCTCGCCGCCTACGTGGCCGAGCACCATGTCGAGCGCGCCTTCGTGAAACGCCGCCGGGACCGGGCCGACCCGGAGGCGCTGGCGCTGCGCACGCCCGCCACGCCGGCCTGCGGGATCGACGGCGAATGA
- a CDS encoding DUF3306 domain-containing protein: MTDEPGFLSRWSRLKRKAGAEAAPDLAAPVEPVDAAPASGTPAAAPAGEEEPFDLARLPSLDEITAETDVTDFLRREVPPDLRNAALRRAWAADPVIRDFVGLADYDWDFNAPGGNQVFGPLDPTTDVVRMAARILGGGSEADVEANESLTEPSAAQDESLHREDGALERSVEGTLSENSIEPPLQAGAAASCRAAQSTTSSDKSLARPDKDAIPMLQAFETAVSDARTQETTTRRRRRHGNALPGQEKIA, encoded by the coding sequence ATGACCGACGAACCCGGCTTCCTCTCCCGTTGGTCGCGGCTGAAGCGCAAGGCCGGCGCCGAGGCCGCCCCGGACCTGGCCGCCCCTGTGGAGCCCGTGGACGCCGCCCCGGCGTCGGGCACGCCCGCGGCCGCGCCGGCCGGGGAGGAGGAGCCCTTCGATCTCGCCAGGCTGCCGTCGCTCGACGAGATCACGGCCGAGACCGACGTCACGGACTTCCTCCGGCGCGAGGTGCCGCCGGACCTGCGGAATGCGGCGTTGCGCCGCGCCTGGGCGGCCGACCCCGTGATCCGGGATTTCGTCGGCCTCGCCGACTACGACTGGGATTTCAATGCCCCGGGCGGCAACCAGGTGTTCGGCCCACTCGACCCGACCACCGACGTCGTCCGCATGGCCGCCCGCATCCTGGGGGGAGGCAGCGAGGCCGACGTCGAAGCCAACGAAAGTCTGACCGAACCGTCAGCCGCGCAGGACGAAAGTCTGCATCGTGAAGACGGTGCCCTCGAACGTAGTGTCGAAGGAACCTTATCGGAAAATTCAATAGAACCGCCCCTGCAGGCGGGCGCCGCTGCCTCTTGCCGCGCTGCACAAAGCACGACGTCGTCCGACAAAAGTCTAGCGAGGCCAGATAAGGACGCGATTCCCATGCTTCAGGCATTTGAGACGGCCGTCTCCGATGCCCGGACCCAGGAAACGACAACTCGACGACGGCGCCGACACGGAAATGCGTTGCCCGGTCAGGAAAAGATAGCCTGA
- a CDS encoding molecular chaperone TorD family protein, which produces MRDEGLKQAIEAAGGVGMLARALGIAQPSVSNWSRVPAERVISVELVSGIDRSVLRPDLYPVLSEASEARGMEPDPDVDPLDRARGEEYLLLATLLRAAPSASLLRRLARLAGDDTALGRAHAVLADAAARADADDVETEYFDLFIGVGRGEVLPYASYYLTGFLNERPLAKVRADMTRLGIVRSGQGMDPEDHAATLCEIMSGLLLGLFQGGPVEAEAFRARHLAPWAPRLFADIARAPSARFYKAVAEVARVFFEIEAEASGLD; this is translated from the coding sequence ATGCGTGACGAGGGCCTGAAGCAGGCGATCGAGGCGGCCGGCGGCGTCGGAATGCTCGCGCGCGCCCTCGGCATCGCGCAGCCCTCCGTGTCGAACTGGTCCCGTGTGCCGGCCGAGCGCGTCATCTCGGTCGAACTCGTCTCCGGCATCGACCGCTCCGTCCTGCGGCCCGACCTCTACCCCGTCTTATCGGAGGCCAGCGAAGCCCGCGGCATGGAACCGGATCCCGACGTCGACCCCCTCGATCGCGCCCGCGGCGAAGAATACCTGCTCCTGGCCACCCTCCTGCGCGCCGCGCCCTCCGCCTCGCTGCTGCGGCGTCTCGCCCGGCTCGCGGGCGACGACACCGCGCTCGGCCGCGCCCACGCCGTCCTGGCAGACGCTGCGGCACGGGCCGACGCGGACGACGTGGAGACGGAGTATTTCGACCTCTTCATCGGCGTCGGCCGCGGCGAGGTGCTGCCCTACGCCTCCTACTATCTGACCGGCTTCCTGAACGAGCGGCCGCTAGCCAAGGTGCGGGCCGACATGACGCGCCTCGGCATCGTCCGCTCGGGGCAGGGCATGGATCCCGAGGACCACGCGGCCACGCTCTGCGAGATCATGTCGGGCCTCCTCCTGGGCTTGTTCCAGGGCGGCCCCGTCGAGGCGGAGGCCTTCCGGGCGCGCCACCTGGCGCCCTGGGCGCCGCGCCTCTTCGCCGACATAGCCCGCGCCCCGTCGGCCCGCTTCTACAAGGCGGTGGCCGAGGTGGCTCGGGTCTTCTTCGAAATCGAGGCGGAGGCGAGCGGGCTCGACTGA
- a CDS encoding formate dehydrogenase, which translates to MADKTEGVDRRGFLASIGLGAGAAAAGAAAVVTGAAPARAAETEDEKVKARYKVTDHVKAFYRVNKY; encoded by the coding sequence ATGGCTGACAAGACCGAGGGTGTGGATCGCCGCGGCTTCCTGGCCTCGATCGGGCTCGGCGCCGGCGCCGCAGCGGCCGGCGCGGCCGCCGTCGTCACCGGCGCGGCGCCCGCCAGGGCCGCCGAAACCGAGGACGAGAAGGTCAAGGCCCGCTACAAGGTCACCGACCATGTGAAGGCCTTCTACCGCGTCAACAAGTACTGA